A single genomic interval of Macadamia integrifolia cultivar HAES 741 chromosome 6, SCU_Mint_v3, whole genome shotgun sequence harbors:
- the LOC122081533 gene encoding uncharacterized protein LOC122081533 yields the protein MKGSGALFSSLIAASTVAFSSPGDLSEGSFSNNERGTGSRKSSDKDLPGKSTSSDKGKYALRFDGLRFLETLVTAHR from the exons ATGAAGGGATCTGGAGCTCTCTTTTCATCACTCATCGCGGCCTCCACCGTCGCTTTCTCTTCCCCCGGCGATCTCAGTGAG GGTTCTTTCTCCAATAACGAGCGGGGGACTGGTTCACGCAAGTCTTCAGATAAGGATCTTCCCGGGAAAAGCACGTCTTCAGATAAGGGGAAATATGCTCTTAGATTTGACGGCTTAAGATTCTTGGAGACTTTAGTGACAGCGCACAGGTGA